DNA sequence from the Methanofollis sp. genome:
CGCTGCAGCCATCTCCGCTCTGACATTCCCGAGGGAGACTGTGTCAAAATTTTCGGTGGTGTTCAGGATCTCCCAGTGCGTGGCTGCCGACTCGACCAGCGCACCTGCTTCCGCAATCTTTTTTTCTTCTTCACTGACGCATCCTGCGGCACAAACAAAGAGAAGGAGGAGGAGGCATCCAATACCAGAGAGGGAGAGAGTGGATCGCATATCATCACACGTACAAACATTAAACACGTAATATATGTCACTTTTCATTTAATCCGGGAACGATTCGACAGATCAAAAATGCCTTTAAAGAGATTTCTTCTGCCGAAGCCCCCTTCGGAACACGTTCCCCCTGACACCGGAGAGATCCCCACACCGGGCGAACCTATTTCTCCTCCATCCTCCACCCCTCGCCATGGCCGGGCCAGACCAGATGACCGCCCCGCGGCAGACCGCCATGAGGCTCATCCTTCTCCTCGGCATCGTCAGCCTCCTCGGCGACATCGTCTCGAACGGGGCGAGGAGCGTCACCGGCCCGTACCTCCTCACTCTCGGGGCCTCTGCCGCCATCGTCGGCCTCGTCGCAGGCCTCGGGGAGTTCACCGGGTACGGCCTGCGGGTGCTCACCGGCCTCTACTCAGACCAGACCCAGCATTACTGGCGGATCGTCTACCTCGGCTACGGCCTCCTCCTTGCCATCCCCTTCCTCGCCCTGACCGGCACCTGGGAGGTCGCTGCCGTCCTTCTCATCACAGAAAGGATCGGCAAGGCGATCAGGGCGCCGGCACGCGACACCATCATCTCCCTCGCGGCCTCGCCGGTCGGCCGGGGCTGGGGGGTCGGCATCCACAAGGCCCTCGACCAGGTCGGCGCGATCATCGGCCCCCTCCTCCTCGCCGCGGCGATCCTGACCGCAGGGGGTTATCAGACCGGCTTCGCCCTCCTCACCCTCCCGATCGTCCTCCTCTTCGTCTTCCTTGCCATCGGGAAGAGGGCCGTCCCTGAACCAGGCATCTTCGAGAAGTCGGACGAAGACGCAGGCGTCCCGGAGACACGGCGCTTCGTCCCGTAC
Encoded proteins:
- a CDS encoding MFS transporter, translating into MAGPDQMTAPRQTAMRLILLLGIVSLLGDIVSNGARSVTGPYLLTLGASAAIVGLVAGLGEFTGYGLRVLTGLYSDQTQHYWRIVYLGYGLLLAIPFLALTGTWEVAAVLLITERIGKAIRAPARDTIISLAASPVGRGWGVGIHKALDQVGAIIGPLLLAAAILTAGGYQTGFALLTLPIVLLFVFLAIGKRAVPEPGIFEKSDEDAGVPETRRFVPYATFLFLAMAGFASFPLISYHMKVQGLIADPGIPLIYAGAMAVSTLVALGGGWAYDRIGTRALLLIPLINIAIPALAFSTAPSLIVLGTLIWGAGIGLHETVMRASLADRTATEIRGRAFGYIYAVYGTGWFLGSTVMGVLYEVSVAHIVGFVAIAEVLAIAAYVWMRRQARTKQATIR